A stretch of the Aminipila terrae genome encodes the following:
- a CDS encoding YdcF family protein encodes MKKIKKELRIMIIIFLLWFGIHMLIITIDGLNDELGKSDVAVVLGNKIELDGTPSKRLQGRLDKALNLYKKGYFNYIIVSGGIGKEGYSEAVVMKEYLIEKGVPSNSILIDEVGNDSYMTAKNTKNIMNQMNFHSVTVISQFYHITRTKLAFRKVGLNDVYTAHSTSYDVRDIYSLLREFPAYYKYLIM; translated from the coding sequence TTGAAAAAAATTAAAAAAGAACTTCGAATTATGATAATAATATTTTTACTGTGGTTTGGGATACATATGCTGATAATTACAATTGATGGGTTAAATGATGAACTTGGGAAGTCTGATGTTGCAGTTGTTTTGGGAAACAAAATTGAGCTAGATGGAACCCCTTCTAAAAGATTACAGGGCAGGCTAGACAAAGCACTAAATTTGTATAAGAAAGGATATTTTAATTACATTATCGTCAGTGGGGGAATTGGCAAAGAAGGATACAGTGAAGCAGTAGTAATGAAAGAGTACTTGATAGAAAAAGGAGTTCCTAGTAATAGTATTTTGATAGATGAAGTGGGAAATGATTCTTATATGACAGCAAAAAACACAAAAAACATTATGAATCAGATGAATTTTCATTCCGTCACAGTAATTTCTCAGTTTTATCATATAACAAGGACAAAATTAGCATTTCGAAAGGTTGGTCTGAATGATGTATATACTGCCCATTCTACAAGCTATGATGTTCGGGATATTTATTCCCTATTAAGAGAGTTTCCTGCTTACTACAAATATCTAATAATGTAA
- a CDS encoding MBL fold metallo-hydrolase, whose amino-acid sequence MNRLIILKIEMSYGKDTEYIYPVVLCDHINCVLVDCGYVGSLSKIEEELHNNGLSPEAVTHIILTHQDHDHVGAAAAFKTKYPNVNILASAEETLYISGIQKSLRLEQAEQLQKDLPADMQDFGHAFCRLLKSVEPVQVDQVLLDDEVLPFCGGCQVLSTPGHTPGHISLYLPEFNTLISGDAMALEDGRPVLANPQFTLDNEKANASMQRLLAHPAEKIICYHGGVLVKNS is encoded by the coding sequence ATGAATAGGCTTATAATATTAAAGATTGAAATGTCTTATGGAAAAGATACAGAATATATTTATCCAGTAGTTCTTTGCGACCATATCAATTGCGTACTAGTGGATTGTGGTTATGTGGGTTCTCTTTCTAAAATTGAGGAAGAACTTCATAATAACGGGCTTTCTCCAGAAGCTGTCACCCACATTATTCTTACACATCAAGATCACGACCACGTTGGTGCGGCAGCAGCCTTTAAAACGAAGTATCCTAATGTGAACATTCTGGCTTCGGCTGAAGAAACGCTTTACATCTCCGGTATTCAGAAATCACTTCGGCTGGAGCAGGCAGAGCAGCTACAAAAAGATCTTCCAGCAGATATGCAGGACTTTGGACATGCATTCTGTAGGCTGTTAAAATCTGTTGAGCCTGTCCAGGTTGATCAGGTGCTTTTGGATGATGAGGTGTTACCATTTTGTGGTGGCTGCCAGGTTCTCTCCACTCCAGGTCATACCCCAGGACATATTTCATTGTATCTTCCAGAATTTAACACCCTTATTTCTGGTGATGCCATGGCACTGGAAGACGGCAGACCCGTTTTGGCTAATCCTCAGTTTACCTTAGACAACGAGAAAGCCAACGCATCCATGCAACGATTATTAGCACATCCTGCAGAAAAAATTATTTGCTATCATGGTGGTGTATTGGTGAAAAATTCTTGA
- a CDS encoding pirin family protein, translating to MDTLRKVIKITKGKPAVDGAGVKLVRVIGYPDTKDYDPFLMLDAFDSGNSEDYIKGFPWHPHRGIETITYLIYGNIQHGDSLGNNGSILDGECQWMTAGSGIIHQEMPKASRRMLGAQLWLNLPAKDKMTEPGYGDIKAEDIPVINENGAKVHVIAGEYQGHKGAFEGKYINATYLDVELQSNQEWHFINNAEDTLFVYIFTGKAIFDPNESINNPEDLVDEKQAVLFSHGDKFWIKAANQGVRFILLSAKPLNEPIAWGAPLS from the coding sequence ATGGATACATTGAGGAAAGTAATTAAAATTACAAAAGGCAAACCTGCTGTTGATGGTGCAGGTGTTAAGCTGGTTCGAGTCATAGGGTATCCGGATACAAAGGATTATGACCCGTTTCTGATGTTAGATGCATTTGACTCAGGAAATTCTGAAGACTACATAAAAGGGTTTCCATGGCATCCCCATAGAGGTATTGAAACAATAACCTATTTAATCTATGGAAATATTCAGCATGGAGATAGTCTTGGTAACAATGGGAGCATTCTAGATGGAGAATGCCAGTGGATGACGGCGGGTTCCGGTATTATTCATCAGGAAATGCCGAAAGCCAGTAGACGTATGTTAGGCGCTCAATTGTGGTTAAACCTGCCGGCCAAAGACAAAATGACTGAACCTGGTTACGGAGACATAAAGGCAGAAGATATACCAGTGATTAATGAAAACGGAGCAAAGGTTCATGTGATTGCTGGAGAGTATCAAGGGCATAAAGGTGCTTTTGAGGGTAAATACATTAATGCAACCTATCTGGATGTTGAATTGCAGTCTAATCAGGAATGGCATTTCATAAATAATGCTGAAGATACTTTATTTGTCTATATTTTTACTGGAAAAGCAATATTTGACCCAAATGAATCAATTAATAATCCTGAAGATTTAGTTGATGAAAAGCAAGCTGTGCTATTCAGCCATGGTGATAAATTTTGGATTAAGGCAGCAAATCAAGGTGTTCGTTTTATTCTTTTATCTGCTAAACCATTGAATGAACCTATTGCCTGGGGGGCCCCATTGTCATGA
- a CDS encoding NADPH-dependent FMN reductase: MDKVIKIVGFTGSLRRNSYNKAALRAAQMLLPENAVLDILDLAEIPFLNEDLEAQGLPASVADFKKTLSEADAILISTPEYNFSIPPVLKNALDWASRGEPLPLYGKPLAIMSASPSMLGGARVQYHLRQVCVSLNLIPLNKPEVFIANANTKFDEAGNLTDERTRKSIEALLKALVQNV; this comes from the coding sequence ATGGATAAAGTAATTAAAATTGTTGGATTTACAGGTAGCCTGAGAAGAAATTCATATAATAAAGCAGCATTGAGAGCTGCTCAAATGCTACTTCCGGAGAATGCAGTATTAGATATTCTTGACCTGGCTGAAATACCTTTTCTAAATGAAGATCTTGAAGCACAGGGGTTACCAGCTTCAGTGGCTGATTTCAAGAAAACATTGTCTGAAGCGGATGCTATACTGATTTCCACACCGGAATATAATTTTTCAATCCCTCCTGTTTTGAAGAATGCGCTGGACTGGGCGTCAAGAGGAGAGCCATTGCCGTTGTATGGTAAACCACTTGCAATAATGAGTGCTTCTCCAAGCATGCTTGGGGGTGCCAGAGTTCAGTATCATTTGAGGCAGGTATGTGTTTCACTAAATCTTATTCCATTGAATAAACCTGAAGTCTTTATTGCCAACGCAAATACGAAGTTTGATGAGGCCGGCAATTTGACAGACGAAAGAACCAGGAAATCTATTGAGGCATTATTAAAAGCCCTTGTTCAAAATGTATAA
- a CDS encoding alpha/beta fold hydrolase produces the protein MADVRANGIQIEYEIFGNKENPAIVLIAGNGAQLNFWEPDFCEMLAKESLQVIRFDNRDAGLSTKFDGAGIPDMERIYQAAQEGKPIDTAYTLEDMADDVAGLIDALEIKKAHICGASMGGTIAQVFAYRHPSRICSLISIMSSTGNPNNPQISPETLAIVTATPPTGRDAYIDYTLHMWKNIWSEGFPFEEERARRYCEESYDRSYYPQGAVRQNAALVANGDRRQHLSLLTIPTLVIHGTADTLFPVEAGKDTACTIPNAILLLIEGMGHDMPKGTWKSIVEAIASQVNDTQKID, from the coding sequence ATGGCAGATGTAAGGGCCAATGGCATACAAATTGAGTATGAAATTTTTGGAAACAAGGAAAATCCTGCAATAGTGCTTATTGCAGGAAATGGTGCTCAGCTAAATTTTTGGGAACCAGATTTTTGTGAAATGCTTGCAAAAGAAAGTTTACAAGTTATACGTTTTGATAACCGTGATGCGGGACTGTCTACAAAATTTGATGGGGCTGGTATTCCTGATATGGAGAGAATATACCAGGCAGCACAAGAGGGTAAACCGATTGACACAGCATATACATTGGAAGATATGGCTGATGATGTGGCTGGTTTGATAGATGCACTGGAAATAAAGAAGGCTCACATCTGTGGTGCTTCTATGGGAGGCACCATTGCCCAGGTTTTTGCCTATAGGCATCCTTCTCGTATATGTAGTTTAATTTCTATTATGTCATCTACCGGTAATCCGAATAATCCTCAAATATCACCGGAAACATTAGCGATTGTCACAGCAACACCTCCAACTGGACGGGATGCATATATTGATTATACTTTACATATGTGGAAAAATATTTGGAGTGAGGGGTTTCCTTTTGAAGAAGAACGTGCAAGGCGCTATTGTGAAGAAAGCTATGATCGTTCTTATTATCCGCAAGGAGCTGTACGTCAAAATGCAGCGTTAGTTGCTAATGGTGATAGGAGACAACACCTTTCATTATTAACAATTCCAACACTGGTAATTCATGGAACTGCAGATACATTGTTTCCTGTTGAAGCTGGAAAAGATACGGCATGCACAATACCTAATGCTATATTACTTTTGATCGAAGGAATGGGACATGATATGCCTAAGGGAACATGGAAATCCATAGTGGAAGCTATTGCTAGCCAAGTGAACGACACCCAGAAAATAGATTGA
- the arr gene encoding NAD(+)--rifampin ADP-ribosyltransferase produces the protein MNIKFDPNNSVIKLCVMGMSLEDSGNVEEASAMFHKAWNEATDDYEKFIAAYHLARQQKDITDKLKWMETSLQCALNINDDNVNSAYSTLYVNISKCYEDLGDSDNAKRNYELSELYKGVPSDKGPFYHGTKADLKVGDLLTAGGISNYKPELQMNHIYFTANPNGAGLAAALAKGEGRERVYIIEPTGEFENDPNVTDKKFPGNLTRSYRSKEPLRIIGEETEWAKLTTTELSKWRENLAKNKGEIIN, from the coding sequence ATGAATATAAAATTTGATCCCAATAATAGTGTTATTAAACTCTGTGTAATGGGGATGAGTTTAGAAGATAGTGGGAACGTAGAAGAAGCAAGCGCTATGTTTCATAAAGCATGGAATGAAGCAACAGATGACTATGAAAAATTTATTGCAGCTTATCATTTAGCTCGTCAACAAAAGGATATTACAGATAAATTAAAATGGATGGAAACATCTTTACAGTGTGCGCTAAATATAAATGATGATAATGTAAATAGTGCATATTCAACGTTATATGTAAACATTTCAAAATGCTATGAGGATTTGGGTGATTCTGATAATGCAAAAAGAAATTATGAATTATCTGAATTATATAAAGGCGTGCCTTCTGATAAGGGACCGTTTTATCATGGGACTAAGGCAGATTTAAAGGTTGGTGATTTACTGACAGCAGGTGGAATTTCAAATTACAAGCCTGAGCTTCAAATGAATCATATTTATTTTACAGCTAATCCCAATGGTGCAGGACTTGCAGCGGCATTAGCAAAAGGTGAAGGGAGAGAACGCGTTTATATAATTGAACCAACAGGTGAATTTGAAAATGACCCGAATGTTACTGATAAAAAATTTCCAGGTAACTTAACACGTTCTTATCGCTCAAAAGAACCTTTAAGAATTATTGGTGAGGAAACAGAGTGGGCGAAACTGACAACTACGGAACTAAGTAAATGGCGTGAAAATTTAGCAAAAAACAAGGGCGAAATTATCAACTGA
- a CDS encoding GNAT family N-acetyltransferase: MIIKKISTENRKKALALVLSVFMQYEAPEYSQQGIKTFIDFISNKDSIDGLKMYGAFREKDIVGVIATRNDGNHIALFFVHEIYHGQGIGRKLFETVISESTGEKITVNSSPYAVKIYKKLGFLPDSDEQIADGLRYIPMTYIK, encoded by the coding sequence ATGATAATTAAAAAGATAAGCACTGAGAACCGAAAAAAAGCATTGGCACTTGTATTATCCGTTTTTATGCAATATGAAGCACCAGAGTATTCACAACAGGGAATAAAAACTTTTATAGACTTTATCAGTAATAAAGATTCGATAGATGGACTCAAAATGTACGGTGCATTTAGAGAAAAAGACATAGTGGGCGTGATCGCAACCAGAAATGATGGCAATCACATCGCTTTGTTTTTTGTCCATGAGATTTATCATGGACAGGGAATTGGCAGAAAGTTGTTTGAAACAGTTATTAGTGAAAGCACTGGAGAAAAAATCACAGTTAATTCTTCCCCATATGCAGTTAAAATTTATAAAAAATTAGGGTTTCTTCCCGACAGTGATGAACAAATTGCAGACGGTTTGAGATATATTCCAATGACTTATATAAAATAA